One Ricinus communis isolate WT05 ecotype wild-type chromosome 2, ASM1957865v1, whole genome shotgun sequence DNA segment encodes these proteins:
- the LOC8281066 gene encoding two-component response regulator ORR9-like, whose translation MHTLFLLLLSLSLYTYIYTHLRNQEMNTKIGSDTRFDQRMEVKSADESTQEQEQQQKQKQEQQHFHVLAVDDSLLDRKLLERLLRVSSYQVTCVDSGDKALEYLGLLNNLENATTASSSSSSFSQSAPPPPPPQQQQQEGMKVNLIMTDYCMPGMSGYDLLKRVKGSPWKDVPVVVMSSENIPSRISMCLEGGAEEFLLKLVQLSDVEKLQTHLLKSLDHSCKEVDNNGSSNSNKNSSNSISKRKAMSPEPPERRPKMKGLAVV comes from the exons ATGCAcactctctttcttcttctactctctctctctctttatacatatatatacacacatttAAGAAATCAAGAAATGAATACCAAGATTGGCTCAGATACTCGTTTTGACCAAAGAATGGAGGTGAAATCGGCTGATGAATCTACCCAAGAACAAGAACAACAGCAGAAGCAGAAGCAGGAGCAGCAGCACTTTCATGTATTGGCAGTGGATGATAGTCTTCTTGACAGAAAGTTATTAGAGAGGCTGCTTAGAGTTTCTTCTTACCAAG TGACTTGTGTGGACTCTGGAGATAAAGCTTTAGAATATCTGGGATTGCTTAATAACCTAGAAAATGCAACTacagcttcttcttcttcttcttcattctcTCAATcagcaccaccaccaccaccaccacaacaacaacaacaagag GGAATGAAAGTCAATTTGATCATGACAGACTATTGCATGCCTGGAATGAGCGGTTATGACTTACTCAAAAGAGTCAAG GGTTCTCCTTGGAAAGATGTTCCAGTCGTGGTTATGTCATCAGAAAATATACCTTCAAGAATTAGCAT GTGCTTGGAAGGAGGAGCTGAGGAATTCCTGTTGAAGCTTGTTCAGTTATCAGATGTGGAGAAGCTTCAGACACACCTTCTAAAATCTCTCGACCATTCTTGTAAAGAAGTTGATAACAATGGAAGCAGCAACAGCAACAAGAACAGCAGCAACAGTATTAGCAAGAGAAAGGCAATGTCTCCAGAGCCTCCTGAGCGAAGACCTAAAATGAAAGGGCTGGCTGTTgtatag
- the LOC8281065 gene encoding protein disulfide-isomerase precursor (The RefSeq protein has 2 substitutions compared to this genomic sequence) — protein sequence MASFRGSIWYCIFVLSLIAVAISAAESEEEQSSVLTLDSTNFTDTISKHDFIVVEFYAPWCGHCKKLRPEYEKAASILKSHDIPVVLAKVDANEEANKELATQYDIKGFPTLKILRNGGKSIQEYKGPREADGIAEYLKKQSGPASVEIKSTEAANTFIGDKKIFIVGVFPKFSGEEYENYMSVADKLRSDYEFGHTLDAKHLPQGESSVTGPVVRLFKPFDELFVDFKDFNVDALEKFVEESSMPVVTVFNSDPSNHPFVIKFFNSPDAKAMLFMNFNGEAADSIKSKYQEVAHQFKGEGIILLLGDVEASQGAFQYFGLKEDQVPLIIIQTNDGQKYLKANLEPDHIAPWVKAYKEGKVQAYRKSEPIPEVNNEPVKVVVADTLQDIVFNSGKNVLLEFYAPWCGHCKQLAPILDEVAVSYKSDADIVIAKLDATANDIPSDTFDVRGYPTVYFRSASGKVEQYDGDRTKDDIISFIEKNRDKAAQQESANGKDEL from the exons ATGGCGTCGTTTAGGGGTTCAATTTGGTATTGTATCTTTGTTTTGTCGCTAATAGCTGTAGCGATCTCAGCTGCTGAGAGTGAAGAGGAACAGTCTTCCGTGTTGACGTTGGATTCTACTAATTTTACTGATACCATTAGCAAGCACGACTTCATCGTCGTCGAATTCTATGCTCCATG GTGTGGGCACTGTAAGAAGCTTGCTCCTGAG tATGAGAAAGCTGCGTCCATATTGAAAAGTCATGACATTCCAGTTGTTTTGGCCAAAGTTGATGCTAATGAGGAGGCTAACAAAGAGCTTGCAACCCAGTATGATATTAAGGGATTCCCTACTcttaaaattttgagaaatggAGGGAAGTCAATTCAAGAGTATAAAGGTCCTCGAGAAGCTGATGGAATTGCTGAGTATTTGAAGAAACAAAGTGGTCCTGCTTCTGttgaaataaaatcaacagaAGCTGCTAATACTTTCATTGGTGACAAGAAGATATTTATT GTTGGGGTATTCCCTAAATTTTCTGGGGAGGAGTATGAGAACTATATGTCTGTAGCTGATAAATTGCGTTCTGACTATGAATTTGGTCATACTTTGGATGCTAAGCACCTTCCACAAGGGGAATCATCTGTCACTGGTCCTGTTGTTAGGTTGTTTAAGCCATTTGATGAACTCTTTGTTGATTTCAAG GATTTTAATGTGGATGCCCTAGAGAAGTTTGTTGAAGAATCTAGTATGCCTGTTGTGACTGTCTTTAACAGTGACCCCAGCAATCACCCTTTTGttatcaaatttttcaatagTCCTGATGCTAAG GCCATGttgtttatgaatttcaatGGTGAAGCTGCCGATTCTATCAAATCTAAATATCAAGAAGTCGCCCACCAATTCAAAGGAGAAGGCATAATCTTTTTGTTGGGAGATGTAGAGGCTAGTCAAGGTGCCTTCCAG TATTTTGGACTCAAAGAGGACCAAGTGCCTCTCATTATCATTCAAACTAATGACGGACAGAAGTACTTGAAGGCAAACTTAGAGCCTGATCACATTGCTCCTTGGGTGAAGGCTTACAAg GAAGGAAAAGTGCAAGCATATAGGAAATCTGAACCTATTCCAGAAGTTAACAATGAGCCAGTGAAAGTTGTGGTTGCTGATACTCTCCAGGACATTGTTTTCAACTCTGGCAAAAATG TTCTTCTAGAGTTTTATGCTCCTTGGTGTGGGCATTGCAAACAATTGGCTCCAATCTTGGACGAAGTTGCAGTCTCGTATAAAAGCGATGCTGATATTGTCATTGCTAAGCTT GATGCTACTGCAAACGATATCCCAAGTGATACCTTCGATGTCAGGGGATACCCCACTGTGTACTTCAGATCAGCAAGTGGAAAGGTGGAGCAGTATGATGGGGATAGGACGAAAGACGATATCATTTCTTTCATTGAAAAGAACCGAGATAAAGCTGCCCAGCAAGAATCAGCTAATGGAAAGGATGAGCTCTGA